Part of the Oncorhynchus masou masou isolate Uvic2021 chromosome 24, UVic_Omas_1.1, whole genome shotgun sequence genome is shown below.
cctcgagggcctgattggtgccAGTTGttccccagctaacacacctaaTTCCATTAATTACCGACTCATGATCTTCAGTtcagaatgcaatttgattagTCAGCTGTGTTTGCCAGGGATGgagaaagtgtgacaccaatcaggccctcagactggagttgcccacccctgccttacacagcctggaggtgtgttgggtcattgtcctgttgaaaaacaaatgatagttccaccaAGCtcaaaccagcatggctaccacagcattctgcagcggcGCGTCATCAAGCCTGGTTAAGGTTGCCTTGAAttccatcacaccacctccatgcttcacagtgggaaccacacatgtgaagatcctctgttcacctactctgcgtctcaaagacacagcggttggaactaaaaatctaATTTGGACAAataacagatttccaccagtctaatgtccaaaGCACATATttcctggcccaagcaagtctcttccttattggtgtccttttagtaggggtttctttgcagcaaatcaaccacgaaggcctgcttcacagtctcctctgaacagttgatgttgagatgtctgttacttgaactctgtgaagcatttacttgggctgcaatttctgaggctggtaactactctaatgaacttaacctttgcagcagaggtgactctgggtcttcctttctggTCCTCGTGAGAGCtagtttcattatagcgcttgatgggtttttgcgactgcacttgaagaaacgttcttgaaatgttccgaattgactgaccttaatgtcttaaagtaatgatttgctctcatttctctttgcttatttaagctgttcttgccataatatggacttgatcttttaccaaatagccctatcttctgtataccatctcTACCTTGtttcaacacaactgattggctcaaacatattaagaaggatagaaattccacaaattaacttttaacaaggcacacctgttaattgaaatgcaaccaggtgactacttcatgaagctggttgagagaatgccaagcgtgtgcaaagctgtcatcatggccaagggtggctactttgaagaatctcaaatataacacttttggttactacatgattccatatgtgttatttcatagttttgatgtcttcactattattctacaatgtagaatgagtaggtgtgtccaaaattgactggtactgtatttgcaCATATGTGACTCGATAAACTTTTCGAtaaaccaggtaggcaagttaggaacaagttctcatttacaactgcgacctggccaagataaagcaaagcagtttgacacataacaacacagatttacacatggagtaaaacaaacatacagtagaaaaataagtatatatacaatgtgaaaaaatgaggtgagataagggaggtaaagccaataaataggccatggtggcgaagtaaatacaatatagcaattaaaacactggaatggtagatttgacagatgcgtgtgcaaagtagaaatacttgggtgcaaaggagctaaataaatacagGAGGGGAAgtggtagttgtttgggctatttatagatggggtatgtacaggtgcagtgatctgtgagctactctgacagttggtggatcaagctagtgagggagataagtgtttccagtttcggagatttttgtagttcgttccagtcaatgGCAGATGAGGAACCTTCATGTAACCTAAAAATAAACTTTCCCAGAAAAGGTGAAATGTTCACTTTTTGTTTCTCAGAACCTTTCAAAAACATTCAGTTTTACCGGTCAGGAAACACATGGCTTAGTTCCCACAACCAATGTGTTTTTGGTTTCacacgttcccacaacttccaaagaGCCAAATGTGATGGCATATTAAACCACAAGGACTTTCagagctctgttctgtgctcCGATTCCGGATTCCTCATGTTTGACTGTTCCTTGTATCTTACATTGTCAAATTAATAGTTAGAGATTTTAATGGCCACATCTGGAGGTATCCGATCCAGATTTCTATAATTAGGCAGAACCTATAACTATCAATAATATCCATATTTGGGAGATACTGAACTCCAAgtcatttttaaatgtatttttatgacAGCTTAAATATTTTCAATTCTTCATTAATATCATATGAATCCATATTCTTCCTAGAGAAGCAAGATAAGGCAAAGCAACTGTCGTCCAGTCTTGAAATTCTATTTCTAGTGGACTCTGCTCTGTTATGATTTAATTGGCTCGTTTCATTGCCATAGTGCCAGGAAGTTGCTGAAACTTGAGCGTCaacagtaacgttagctagcaactgttagtttttttttttaatatatatatatatatatatttggggtTAGCGATAACATTTAAGCAATAGTTAGTGGTTAAATCACAtggggtttattggtaatgttAGTCCGTTAAAGTAGAGGTTGAACTGTTGTCGTGTGTTCTTTGTATTTATTGAGCTAACCAACACGTTTGCTAATAATGCTAGGGTCAGGTGAATATCAAATTATGAATTGAAGAATTTATTGGCGCGGAAATCAACCCAATTTGCAGTACTATGGAGGACAGCACCACGGAACTCGAAGGACCCGGTTGTTTAAGTGTCGGTCAGCAGTCAGAAGAGGCGACACCAACCGATATTAGCCACCAGAACAGTGTCGACAACGATGGTTCGAAAGACCACAATGGGACATCTAATAATGTTGACTCGGATTCAGGGGATGAGGTACAGTATTGCAGACTTGGACAATATCTAGTGTTTTTCTAATTTTGCTGGAGTGACGAGAATAATGAATGTACTGTTATATGATATCTGCTACACTGGTTGGTACTCTCTTGTAACTGTGATGCACTCCAGTTCTATAATGTGGAATGACATTGTGAATGTTTTGTTTCATTTTCACAGCCTGAACTCCCTCTTAATCAATTTTACCCTTACATCCACTGTACTCTCTGCTGCGGAATCCTAATTGATTCCACCACCATCACAGAGTGTCTGCACACTTGTGAGTTACAATGATTTGAGATGAACAATCCTGAAATGTGACTGCTATCCCTTCAGTCTCATTCCATCAGTCATACTTCCTTTGTaatctgttctctcttccccagtTTGTAAAAGCTGCATAGTGAAACACTTCTTCTACAGCAACAGGTGTCCCAATTGCAGCATTGTAGTCCATCAGACACAACCATTGTACAACATAAAGTAAGCATGCCTGCATGAAGTCTACGAGCACACAGACTCTTGTCTTGTTTTACATTTGAAGACATCGGTTCATGTTTTTCTACTTGGCATCATGTTATTTAAAGAGGACATCCCATGAGTGTCTGTTTCTATGGTTACCCTCTCTCTGCTGGGGAGTTACCTGGAACACAAAGTCCTGGTGTGACGCATGGATACTGATGTCTCTCTGTAGACACCACTGTTATTCATGTTCAAGCACACTCGTCGTCTATTGCACAACTCTGCTTTCAGCACAGGCCAAAGGGATGCAAATGTAAATATTTACTGTTGTGCCAACTCATTTGAATGAAAACGTTGCCACGATAAACTGAGATGTTCACTGAAACAACATCAGCTTTGAAGTTGATTACTATACCTCTCACATTGACCTGTTATCAATTAATACAATGAGTTATAGGTTAATACTCACTTATACACTGATATGTAGATAATTACTGTATGGTGGGTGTTTTTGCATCTCCACAGACCTGACAGACAGTTGCAAGATATTGTTTACAAGATGCTGCCACATCTGGAAGAAAGCAAGTATCCACAAGCCTTCCATTTCTCAGATTTTCCCCAAACGCCTCTTGGCAATCTTTTGTTTTGCTGTTAAAATTAGTATTGTCTTTACTCTTTATTGTCTTTGCAGTGGAGAGAGCAAGGATGATTGATTTTTacaaacagagaggactggaggtGCCTAAACCAGGTATATAAGACCAATGTCATTGTCGTTGCTGCTAATTGTGCTTTTTTGGTAGAGATTTGGTGCAGCTTTGTTGATATGAAATAGTTTGGGTATTTGAAGACTGATTTTAGccatgtccctgtctgtctcagtgctgTGTGTGGAACATTCCCCTAATGCTTCTGTAAACGCTCGTCTTTCCCTGTGACCACAGTGATGGCGTCCCCTGCGGTCCCTGTGCTGAAGAACCAGAAGCAGAGGAGGGCATTGCTGCCCCAGTCTGTCTTCGCCATCCCTCCTGAACTGGACGTGTCACTGCAGCTGGAGTTTTTGGGGTGAGTCTCTCCCTAGCATTTTCTATTTGAGGGATGGAAGGGTATTCCCTGAGAAATTTTTAAATTAGAGTTTGTTTGTCTCTGGTCATTCTTGGCTACACCAGTAGATGGTGCTGGAGTGCTACTGTGCTTCCTTTGAGTGCATATGGACTAGGGCAGCATTTCCctaactcggtcctggggactgCCAGGGGTACACCTTTTTGGTTTTTGCCATAGCACTACACAGCAGATTAAAATGGTCAAAGCTTGATGAATAGTTGattattttaatcagctgtgtagtgctatggcAAATAActaaatgtgcaccccttggggtccccatgacagagtttgggaaaccctggactAGGGAGAACATTTCAAGTTACAAGACTGATGGTTAACTGTACAAGATTGGTTGCAAGGATTAAGAAAATTCTATGTAAAGTTGTTTGTTTCCAGAGCGGAAGAAGGCATAGACGGCTATAAGGTAATTACTGCTGTCACGCTCTTTTCTCATAATGACTTGTATGAGACCGTTAAAATTAAATAACAGCATAATGCTGCTGTCCAGCCACTATATAGTAATGGTCATGCATAAAGCAATGTTGACATTGTGAATTTGAGTTATATTGGTAAAATGAATAAGGGATTGCATGCTCTAACACCCGTGTCCCTGGCCAGCCTTTGGAGAGGCGGTATGTGCGAGTATCGGGGGATGCCACTGTCCACCATGTGGCGCTCTTCATCAGGAGGAAGATGGAGCTGAGCCCCGCCTGCCAGGTCAGTGGGAGGGGTTACACATTTACTTTACCAGGATGTCTGGTGCGGTTATGAACTATTTTTCAGAGGGATACCTGGCAAGGGGAAATGCATAAAGATGTACATATCTGCTCGTTATGTGAGAGCTCTCTGCTTTAAGAAATCGTTATGTTGAACCCATCTCAATTTCATCCCCTGTAAAATACTTTAGAGGCCTAAGTAACCAGGTGAGAGGTAGATGCAGAGCCTAATGCTCACACAAGGACAGAGGGGAAGAGTGTTTGTGTCTTATGTAAAACTGCAGAGCGCAACAGCACAGCCCTACCTGTATGTAGGGTGTTTAGCAGTAACAGGGATTTATTTCTTGGTACTCACCGGAGTGGGCAGTAGCGTGGGGTAATAGGTGCACCTATCTAGATTTATTAGCCGGGTGCTCTgccatttacagtgcattcggaaagtattcagaccccttgacgtttttcatactttgttgcgttacaaccttattctgaaatggattacatcgtgtgtgtcccccccccccccaaatctacacacaatactccactacaaa
Proteins encoded:
- the LOC135512377 gene encoding polycomb group RING finger protein 6-like; its protein translation is MEDSTTELEGPGCLSVGQQSEEATPTDISHQNSVDNDGSKDHNGTSNNVDSDSGDEPELPLNQFYPYIHCTLCCGILIDSTTITECLHTFCKSCIVKHFFYSNRCPNCSIVVHQTQPLYNIKPDRQLQDIVYKMLPHLEEMERARMIDFYKQRGLEVPKPVMASPAVPVLKNQKQRRALLPQSVFAIPPELDVSLQLEFLGAEEGIDGYKPLERRYVRVSGDATVHHVALFIRRKMELSPACQVDVVCGDHLLDRYQSLREVQRSMGDDALQDGLLILHFGLVLAAHT